A region from the uncultured Sunxiuqinia sp. genome encodes:
- a CDS encoding RNA polymerase sigma-70 factor codes for MDKSLGDRDEQLLKKIAVGDEEAFVIIFHAWRNKLYFFILRIVENSESAEDIVQDIFVKLWQDRAKLTQVDNFGAYLFRMAQNQAISGMRRMAHYTLIIAELKKDIKESGVTVDDSLSEKQLYDKLQDIIERLPPRQKAIYKMSREEGMKQDEIANRLGISISTIQNHMTAALSTIKQKIHDLLQ; via the coding sequence TTGGACAAATCGTTAGGAGACAGAGATGAGCAATTGTTAAAAAAGATAGCGGTTGGCGATGAAGAAGCCTTTGTGATTATCTTTCATGCCTGGCGTAATAAACTATATTTTTTTATTTTACGCATTGTCGAAAATTCGGAAAGTGCGGAAGATATTGTGCAGGACATTTTTGTAAAATTATGGCAAGACAGAGCAAAACTTACTCAGGTCGATAATTTTGGAGCTTACCTTTTTCGAATGGCACAAAATCAGGCAATAAGTGGCATGAGGCGTATGGCACATTATACTTTGATTATTGCTGAATTGAAAAAAGACATTAAGGAATCCGGGGTGACGGTGGATGATAGTTTATCGGAAAAACAATTGTATGATAAACTACAGGATATTATAGAACGTCTCCCTCCCAGGCAAAAAGCCATTTATAAAATGAGCAGGGAAGAAGGAATGAAACAAGATGAAATTGCCAATCGTCTTGGAATTTCAATTTCAACGATACAAAATCACATGACTGCAGCTCTGAGTACAATAAAACAAAAAATACACGATCTACTGCAATAG
- a CDS encoding FecR domain-containing protein, with product MSDKELTELVKRFFNEELTQAEREKLSIWIQESGSDLEIKKKMEQAWEEFTPKQTLPDSKSSSLLKAIFQKITASSNIKHGRPHFKQENFSGKSIKLVRNKFYRWGAAASIILLLSFPLYYWMTENEESDIVSENIEQDIAPPKTLDAVLTLGNGEQIVLNDQSASGLLAKEGEINISRHADGEIEYRSTDTDKHEVGVSYHTITVPKGSKTLQLELSDGTKVWMNSASILRYPNFFVGNERKVEITGEAYFEVAKNDDMPFIVNVNSRANIKVLGTHFNVNAYEDESRIKTTLLEGSIKILALSTNLELMINPGEQATLDAQNNLNVETVDISESIAWKNGFFDFNNADIQTVMRALARWYDLEIQYKKQIKERFYIKISRDTNISSVFEILQKTGAVNFRIEGKKITII from the coding sequence ATGTCTGATAAAGAATTAACGGAATTGGTAAAACGCTTTTTCAACGAAGAACTGACTCAGGCTGAAAGAGAGAAACTTTCAATCTGGATTCAGGAATCTGGCAGTGATTTGGAGATAAAGAAAAAGATGGAACAGGCCTGGGAAGAGTTTACTCCAAAACAGACCCTTCCAGATTCTAAGAGCAGTAGCTTGTTAAAGGCAATTTTTCAGAAAATAACTGCCTCTTCAAACATTAAACATGGAAGACCACATTTTAAACAGGAAAATTTTTCTGGTAAGAGTATTAAACTGGTTCGGAATAAGTTTTATCGCTGGGGAGCTGCCGCCAGTATCATTTTATTATTGAGTTTTCCGCTTTACTACTGGATGACTGAGAATGAAGAATCTGATATTGTTTCTGAAAATATTGAGCAAGATATTGCACCTCCCAAAACATTGGATGCTGTATTGACTTTGGGCAACGGAGAACAAATAGTTCTTAACGACCAATCTGCGAGTGGTTTATTGGCTAAAGAAGGAGAGATAAATATTAGTAGGCATGCAGACGGAGAGATTGAATATCGATCGACAGATACAGACAAACATGAAGTTGGGGTTAGCTATCATACAATAACTGTTCCCAAAGGAAGTAAGACTCTTCAGCTTGAGCTGTCTGACGGTACAAAAGTATGGATGAATTCAGCTTCAATTCTTCGTTATCCTAACTTTTTTGTTGGAAATGAACGTAAGGTAGAAATTACAGGCGAGGCATATTTTGAAGTGGCCAAGAATGACGACATGCCTTTTATTGTAAATGTAAACAGTAGAGCTAACATAAAAGTTCTTGGAACCCATTTTAATGTAAACGCCTATGAGGATGAGAGCAGAATAAAAACGACTTTGCTTGAAGGGTCCATTAAGATATTAGCACTATCAACAAATTTGGAATTGATGATCAATCCTGGAGAACAAGCTACGTTAGATGCTCAAAATAATCTTAATGTTGAAACGGTGGATATAAGCGAATCTATTGCCTGGAAAAATGGTTTTTTCGACTTTAACAATGCAGATATTCAAACAGTTATGAGAGCGTTAGCTCGATGGTATGATTTGGAAATACAATACAAAAAACAGATAAAAGAGCGGTTTTATATAAAAATAAGCAGAGATACTAATATCTCAAGTGTTTTCGAGATACTACAGAAAACTGGTGCAGTTAATTTTAGAATTGAAGGGAAAAAAATAACTATAATATAG
- a CDS encoding SusC/RagA family TonB-linked outer membrane protein, with the protein MKKNTRKCKLFIKTIRAMKLTVLLLLAFSIQLGAKTYAQKISLSEHNTPLSVIFDKIEKQTGYTFAYTASMIEKAKPVSIERSEMTIHEVLYECFQNQPFIYDIVEKTIVIKPLPQEAQQFILVKGTVTNENGTPLPGTTIVIKGTTQGTGTNDKGEYSIKVPQGSILVFSFVGLQKREVLIDKQELEVNVVLKNEISKLGEVTVFSTGYREVTKERATGSFFKPDMEIIKSRDGSNADIIGRMEGMVPGLTVIPGPTGITANAIGNGVSGRKSIIRGENSVQLDSNPLYVIDGIQVPYFDIINSEDIEDITVLKDAAAAAIWGTKAANGIIVVTTKKGKRNSKIQVEYKSYFNFLGKPDFSHDPMLSSEEYIQTAKEIFDPVNYSWSSVKTESVAPHEQILFDQYRGIITEAQANTKLDSLADISNLDQIKNLFYRNAYSMGHTISVSGGGDKYSFFSSMSYTDVKDNQPGTKNNTYRIALNQDLKFNENIRFSLNATIANNVSSRKNYPSVSNRFFPYQLFRDENGNDINIPYMFGWREDTRLQYQEAGGINLDYYPLKEINYSHGEVNNRTINLTGNMDVKLCKGLSFKGTYGYITALGSATNYIDYKTLNQRKLILSLTTPGATPTYIFPENSTTPPVGGTYATSDIETRNWTIRNQLAYTTSFRKGKDQLDIQIGQEASESFLINRTNIVEGYDEQLQTYALMNYEVLNQDNYVYPTVTGFGAYQQEPFSISEDRDRFMSLFALASYMIDRKYGIDLSWRRDHSNLFGQDKSTQNKPTWSVGAKWITDREDFMKGIDWINGLALRTTYGITGQAPPSGSSASQDILGASYSTLATGASYYIATIANPKLAWESTRNLNIGVDFAVLNNGISGSLNLYWKNTTNLLGSLSPNSFVGAGAGVLQNIGNTTNKGIELSLTTLNVQTKDFSWATSFVFSHNRNKLVSYIPTDAYYNTPSGRISAFYLIGHALNPLFAYRYAGLNEEGNPMIEHPDGSTTVHRDSAMIEDVTYMGSTTPVVSGGLTNTFTYKGFTLTANMIYNFGHVMRKNINTFYSGRLTGSGLSSGNISTSFLNRWKEAGDEEVTDIPRYYSNSIDEYLSSRNIAYYLYADKNVVSASYIKLRDITLSYHLPDKLVRSLKLQAVSLSAQIGDFMLWRANDLGIDPEYQDLRNGGGYTPNKHPVNFSISIKF; encoded by the coding sequence ATGAAAAAAAATACGCGTAAGTGTAAGTTATTCATTAAAACAATTCGTGCAATGAAACTAACTGTTCTTTTATTATTAGCCTTTTCAATACAGCTTGGAGCTAAAACCTACGCTCAAAAAATAAGTCTCTCTGAGCACAATACACCTTTGAGTGTGATCTTTGACAAGATAGAAAAACAGACAGGCTACACTTTTGCTTATACCGCTTCAATGATAGAAAAGGCAAAACCTGTTTCAATTGAACGTTCGGAGATGACAATCCACGAAGTTCTATACGAATGTTTCCAAAATCAGCCTTTTATTTACGATATAGTAGAAAAAACAATTGTGATAAAACCTTTGCCTCAGGAAGCCCAACAGTTTATTTTAGTAAAGGGTACAGTAACCAATGAGAATGGTACCCCTTTGCCCGGTACCACTATTGTAATTAAAGGTACAACCCAGGGTACGGGGACTAATGACAAAGGAGAGTATTCTATTAAAGTCCCCCAGGGCAGCATTTTGGTTTTCTCTTTTGTTGGTCTTCAGAAACGGGAGGTTTTAATTGATAAACAAGAGCTAGAAGTAAATGTAGTATTGAAAAACGAAATCTCAAAGCTAGGGGAAGTAACCGTATTTTCGACGGGGTACCGTGAGGTGACGAAGGAGAGAGCTACCGGTTCTTTCTTCAAACCGGATATGGAGATTATTAAATCCCGTGATGGTTCCAATGCTGACATCATAGGTAGGATGGAAGGAATGGTGCCTGGGCTTACTGTAATTCCCGGCCCAACAGGGATTACTGCAAACGCAATAGGGAATGGTGTTTCCGGCCGGAAAAGCATTATTCGTGGAGAAAACAGTGTGCAACTGGACAGTAATCCTCTCTATGTCATAGATGGAATACAGGTTCCTTATTTTGATATTATAAATTCTGAGGACATAGAAGACATCACCGTTTTAAAAGATGCTGCTGCAGCTGCGATTTGGGGAACAAAGGCAGCCAATGGAATTATCGTGGTTACCACCAAAAAAGGGAAAAGAAACAGCAAAATACAAGTTGAATATAAAAGCTATTTCAATTTCCTGGGGAAACCTGATTTCAGTCACGATCCAATGTTGAGCAGCGAAGAATATATCCAGACTGCAAAAGAAATTTTTGACCCTGTTAATTACTCATGGAGCTCTGTAAAAACAGAATCTGTTGCTCCCCACGAACAGATACTTTTTGACCAATATAGGGGGATCATAACAGAAGCACAAGCCAATACCAAATTGGACAGCCTTGCAGACATCAGCAATCTGGATCAGATCAAGAACCTTTTTTACCGGAATGCTTATAGTATGGGGCATACGATATCCGTATCAGGCGGCGGAGACAAATATTCTTTTTTTAGCTCAATGTCCTATACGGATGTGAAGGATAATCAGCCAGGTACCAAAAACAATACCTACCGGATTGCTCTTAACCAGGATTTGAAATTCAATGAGAATATAAGGTTTTCCCTGAATGCGACGATCGCAAACAATGTTTCAAGCCGCAAAAATTATCCTTCTGTTAGCAATCGTTTTTTCCCTTACCAATTATTCCGGGATGAAAATGGGAACGATATTAACATCCCCTATATGTTTGGTTGGCGCGAAGATACTCGCCTTCAATACCAGGAAGCAGGTGGGATTAACCTGGATTATTACCCCTTGAAAGAAATAAATTATAGCCACGGTGAAGTCAATAACAGGACCATTAATCTTACAGGAAACATGGATGTTAAATTATGCAAGGGCCTGAGTTTTAAAGGCACCTATGGTTATATCACAGCCCTGGGTAGTGCTACGAACTATATCGATTATAAAACACTGAATCAAAGAAAATTAATATTGAGTTTGACGACGCCGGGAGCTACACCTACATACATATTCCCGGAAAATTCTACAACCCCCCCTGTCGGGGGTACTTATGCGACCTCTGATATTGAAACACGGAACTGGACGATCCGTAACCAGTTGGCCTATACAACAAGCTTTCGAAAAGGAAAAGATCAATTGGATATTCAAATAGGACAGGAAGCCAGTGAAAGTTTTTTAATCAATAGGACCAATATTGTGGAAGGCTACGATGAGCAACTTCAGACCTATGCATTGATGAACTACGAGGTACTAAATCAAGATAACTATGTATATCCTACGGTTACCGGTTTTGGTGCATATCAGCAAGAACCTTTTTCTATAAGTGAAGATCGGGATCGTTTTATGTCTTTATTTGCACTGGCCAGTTATATGATCGATCGTAAATACGGGATTGATCTAAGCTGGCGCAGGGATCATAGCAACCTTTTCGGCCAGGATAAATCTACCCAGAACAAACCGACCTGGAGTGTTGGCGCCAAATGGATCACGGACAGGGAAGATTTTATGAAGGGTATTGATTGGATTAATGGGCTGGCATTAAGGACAACGTATGGCATTACCGGTCAGGCTCCTCCCTCTGGTAGTTCTGCTTCCCAAGATATTTTAGGTGCTTCGTACTCTACTCTTGCCACAGGAGCATCTTATTATATTGCAACTATAGCTAATCCCAAGCTGGCTTGGGAAAGTACCCGGAACCTTAATATTGGTGTCGATTTTGCAGTATTAAACAACGGGATCAGCGGAAGCCTTAACCTTTATTGGAAAAATACAACAAATCTCCTTGGTAGTCTGTCTCCCAACTCCTTTGTGGGTGCTGGGGCTGGTGTTTTGCAGAATATTGGCAATACAACAAACAAAGGAATTGAGCTAAGTCTTACAACTCTTAATGTACAAACAAAGGATTTTAGCTGGGCCACAAGTTTCGTGTTTAGCCATAATAGGAATAAACTGGTTTCTTATATCCCCACAGATGCATATTATAATACGCCATCAGGCAGAATATCTGCTTTTTATCTGATCGGCCATGCTTTAAATCCTTTGTTTGCATATCGTTATGCGGGTTTGAATGAGGAGGGGAATCCAATGATAGAACATCCAGATGGAAGCACTACCGTGCACAGAGATAGTGCCATGATAGAAGATGTTACGTACATGGGAAGCACCACCCCTGTTGTTAGCGGCGGATTGACAAATACCTTCACTTATAAGGGCTTTACCTTAACGGCAAACATGATTTACAATTTTGGACATGTGATGCGAAAAAATATAAACACATTCTATTCAGGACGGTTAACCGGTTCCGGTCTTAGCAGCGGCAATATATCAACGTCTTTTCTTAACCGCTGGAAAGAAGCTGGAGATGAAGAAGTAACGGATATTCCGCGATATTATTCCAATTCCATTGATGAATATTTATCTTCCCGGAATATTGCCTATTATCTCTATGCTGATAAAAATGTTGTAAGCGCTTCTTATATAAAACTACGGGATATCACACTTTCCTATCATTTACCTGACAAACTGGTACGCTCTTTAAAATTACAGGCGGTAAGTTTGAGTGCCCAAATCGGTGATTTCATGCTATGGAGAGCAAATGATTTAGGAATAGATCCTGAATATCAGGATTTGAGGAATGGAGGAGGATACACCCCAAATAAACACCCCGTTAATTTTAGTATTAGTATTAAATTTTAA
- a CDS encoding RagB/SusD family nutrient uptake outer membrane protein, with product MKIKNYIKITILMLFLSIFLGSCKDSFLDIVPKKRLVAETTEDYDLLINNSGFYYSSTGGLQVPRWMGDEIAVDAHDITDNHLQAQLLFRWEDVIYSNPNNIVWDLSRGLGSIYTYNKIINEVMDSKEGTEAEKKSILAEAKASRAFEHFMFINFYAKPYVASTASTDPGFPIITSTDVTANNFTRASVQEVYDFIIEELTTAIDDLPLERPYYTRMTKPAARGLLGKVYMFMGKFDEALPLLNAAFTDLATSTNPPHLYDYNVEFADGGSFLPIDYTYNTGPRGPGNERYDFTESILARIYYSGIYDGNSAGRNGLVLSPEAAALYDTADFRLNFYDDTYEGYTGYYNNGMNPNGLLRKFGIQYTRYGLELSELYLLRAECKARKDDLTGAVADVEALRAKRMSANVAVPVDIKSDKIKLIKFIFEERIREWATEGYRWFDMRRLSVDPNAELAATVGDIHKIYDYVDGSTVVTETFTLDMPDRLTLRIPQSYIDENPGMEQNP from the coding sequence ATGAAAATAAAAAACTATATAAAAATAACAATTCTTATGTTATTTCTGAGTATCTTTTTGGGTTCCTGTAAAGATAGTTTCCTGGATATTGTTCCTAAGAAAAGGCTGGTTGCAGAAACCACGGAAGATTATGATTTACTAATAAATAACAGTGGCTTTTATTATTCAAGCACTGGTGGCTTACAAGTGCCCCGCTGGATGGGCGATGAAATAGCTGTTGATGCTCATGACATCACAGACAATCATTTACAAGCGCAATTGCTTTTTCGTTGGGAAGATGTTATTTACTCGAATCCGAACAATATTGTCTGGGATTTGAGTAGAGGACTTGGTAGTATATACACTTATAATAAAATTATTAATGAGGTAATGGATTCTAAAGAAGGAACTGAAGCTGAGAAAAAATCCATCCTCGCTGAAGCTAAGGCTAGCCGTGCTTTTGAGCATTTTATGTTTATTAATTTTTATGCAAAACCTTACGTGGCTTCAACCGCATCTACGGATCCCGGCTTCCCTATTATAACAAGTACGGATGTTACGGCTAATAATTTTACAAGAGCATCAGTACAAGAAGTCTATGATTTTATTATTGAAGAACTGACCACGGCTATTGATGATCTTCCCTTGGAACGTCCATATTATACCCGGATGACAAAACCTGCAGCCAGAGGGCTTTTAGGAAAGGTTTATATGTTTATGGGGAAATTTGATGAGGCTCTGCCTTTATTAAATGCAGCCTTTACAGATCTGGCGACTAGCACAAACCCTCCACATCTTTATGACTACAATGTGGAATTTGCTGATGGAGGTTCTTTTTTACCGATAGACTATACATATAATACAGGACCACGTGGTCCTGGAAACGAGCGATATGACTTCACAGAATCCATCCTTGCAAGAATTTATTACTCAGGAATATATGACGGAAATAGTGCCGGAAGAAACGGTCTCGTACTAAGTCCAGAAGCGGCTGCTTTATATGATACTGCTGATTTTCGTCTGAATTTTTATGATGATACTTATGAGGGCTATACCGGCTATTATAATAACGGTATGAATCCGAACGGGCTTTTGCGTAAATTCGGGATACAATATACCCGTTATGGACTGGAACTGTCAGAATTATACCTGTTGCGTGCCGAATGTAAGGCCCGCAAAGATGACTTAACCGGAGCAGTGGCGGATGTTGAAGCCTTACGTGCAAAAAGAATGTCTGCGAATGTAGCAGTTCCTGTAGATATTAAGAGCGATAAAATAAAATTGATAAAATTCATTTTTGAAGAACGTATCCGTGAGTGGGCAACCGAGGGCTATCGCTGGTTTGATATGCGCAGGCTTTCTGTGGATCCCAATGCTGAACTGGCTGCAACCGTTGGGGATATACATAAGATATATGATTATGTTGACGGATCAACAGTGGTAACGGAAACCTTTACACTTGATATGCCTGACCGCCTGACCTTAAGGATTCCACAATCGTATATTGATGAAAACCCCGGTATGGAACAAAATCCATAG
- a CDS encoding ABC transporter ATP-binding protein, which translates to MKDSLVRVENLSHRYSVQWAVKDVSFDISGKGIYGLLGSNGAGKSTTMNIMSGVLKQTKGSIFIKGINLSKDPIEAKKQIGFLPQNPPLYVDTTVDEYLTNCARLRKIVPDKIKAAVDEVLEKCAITHFRKRLIRNLSGGYRQRVGIAQAIIHKPAFIILDEPTNGLDPNQILEIRKLIKEIATDRAVLLSTHILTEVHAICDRILMIEQGKLVFSGATEEFDNYLAPNSVKVRLLEMPSAEDLMKTIEGLEGVEELGGPNYRLKFSDLNGAAECVVQQSVKHNWRLEEINLEKNSLNDVFSALSK; encoded by the coding sequence ATGAAAGATTCTTTAGTAAGAGTGGAAAATCTCTCCCACCGTTATAGTGTTCAATGGGCGGTCAAGGATGTGAGTTTCGATATATCCGGAAAAGGTATTTACGGTTTACTTGGTTCTAACGGAGCCGGTAAATCCACCACCATGAATATCATGAGTGGGGTTCTTAAACAAACAAAGGGGAGTATATTCATCAAAGGGATCAATTTATCAAAAGACCCCATCGAAGCAAAAAAACAAATCGGCTTTTTACCCCAAAATCCGCCCTTGTATGTGGATACAACCGTGGACGAATACCTGACCAATTGTGCAAGGCTGAGAAAGATTGTCCCCGATAAGATCAAAGCGGCCGTTGATGAGGTTCTTGAAAAATGTGCTATTACTCATTTTAGGAAAAGACTAATCCGTAATTTATCAGGAGGTTACCGCCAACGGGTCGGCATTGCCCAGGCCATTATCCATAAGCCTGCTTTTATAATTTTGGATGAACCCACCAATGGGTTGGATCCCAACCAAATCCTTGAAATCCGTAAATTAATCAAAGAAATTGCTACAGATCGGGCCGTTTTATTATCCACCCATATCCTGACCGAGGTTCATGCCATTTGTGATCGCATCCTGATGATCGAACAGGGCAAACTGGTTTTTTCGGGAGCAACTGAAGAATTTGACAACTACCTGGCACCGAATTCTGTAAAGGTAAGACTACTGGAAATGCCATCGGCAGAAGATTTAATGAAAACCATAGAAGGTCTGGAAGGTGTAGAAGAATTGGGAGGCCCGAATTACCGCCTGAAGTTCTCTGATCTGAATGGTGCTGCCGAATGTGTCGTTCAGCAAAGCGTTAAACATAACTGGCGTTTAGAAGAAATAAATTTAGAAAAGAACTCATTGAACGATGTCTTCTCGGCATTGTCAAAATAA
- a CDS encoding Gldg family protein: MKEIRDIARMELQKLFYSPIAWIILILFGVQSGIQFMQLIRSVVIAQELGHSVDNITFNVYSSTSGIFNTILGNLYLYIPLLTMGLLSREFSSGSIKLLYSAPISNRQIVLGKFLSIMVFGLAMVSIVFTEVLLGAFTIKEVDIPLILTGVLGLYLVICTYAAIGLFMSSLTSYQIIAAIGTFAALFGLTQVARLWQEIEFVRDIIYWLSINGRSGTFINGLICSEDVLYFILVSGLFITFTILRLKGIREKSSKYVSLARYAGVFIIVALLGYVSTIPFLMKYHDSTRTKVNTLTPNSQEVLAKLKGKITISSYINIFEEFHFMYGAPPFQKYDMDKYKQYRRFYPNIKMKYNYYYALPVQESFLKSHKERFKDMTLEEALKKACTSYGINAKLFKPASAYANEIDLKDELNRFVRKFSTEDGKSVLLRTFDGVVMFPTEAEKTAAFKALVEDLPLVAFVTGHDERDVNNFGSRGYFSITKEKPSRHSLINNGFDFMECGLFKPVDKNINILIITDAKTNFSDKEMKNLDDYIKRGGNLVIACDIGRQDKMNPLVEQFGVRFMPGQVVEHNKGYEIDLVTAVSTKESWKLAYQFEDMHDESVVVMPGTVGISYEPQDGFKYTPVLVSDTVKSIAAIDSLGSWNELQTTDFIDNVATYSLEKEEVLGPITTALALSRKLEGKEQRIMILGDADCFSNSELSRSRNGINAKNSLMAYGMFYWLSDNEVPIDVRRPQPPDNEMYLRTGDVSFFNVLYKIVIPALLALTFLLIWLRRKGR; encoded by the coding sequence ATGAAAGAAATAAGAGATATAGCAAGAATGGAACTGCAAAAGTTGTTCTATTCACCCATCGCATGGATCATCCTAATCTTATTCGGCGTTCAGTCCGGAATACAATTTATGCAGCTGATAAGATCTGTTGTCATAGCGCAAGAATTGGGACACTCCGTTGACAATATAACTTTTAACGTGTATTCATCAACCTCCGGAATTTTTAACACTATTTTGGGTAATTTATATTTATATATACCCTTACTTACCATGGGGCTTTTAAGTCGCGAATTTAGCTCGGGCTCGATAAAATTATTATACTCTGCCCCTATTTCAAACAGGCAGATCGTATTGGGAAAATTTCTTTCCATAATGGTCTTTGGTCTTGCAATGGTTTCGATTGTATTCACTGAAGTATTATTGGGAGCTTTCACCATTAAAGAGGTTGACATTCCCTTGATTTTAACCGGTGTACTGGGATTGTATTTAGTAATCTGCACCTATGCAGCCATCGGCTTGTTCATGTCATCATTGACCTCTTACCAGATTATAGCGGCCATTGGAACTTTTGCGGCCTTATTCGGTCTCACTCAGGTTGCAAGGCTCTGGCAGGAAATTGAGTTTGTCAGGGATATTATTTATTGGTTATCCATTAATGGGCGATCAGGTACTTTTATAAATGGCTTAATTTGTAGTGAGGATGTATTATATTTTATCCTGGTATCCGGATTGTTTATTACGTTTACCATACTCCGCTTAAAAGGTATCCGGGAAAAAAGTTCTAAGTATGTTTCCCTCGCAAGATATGCAGGCGTTTTTATTATTGTGGCCTTGCTGGGTTATGTAAGTACCATCCCCTTTTTAATGAAATATCATGATTCAACACGTACCAAAGTAAACACCTTGACCCCAAACAGCCAGGAGGTTCTTGCAAAACTTAAAGGGAAAATAACCATTTCAAGCTATATAAATATTTTTGAAGAATTTCATTTTATGTATGGTGCACCTCCCTTCCAAAAATATGATATGGATAAATATAAACAATATCGTAGGTTTTACCCCAATATAAAAATGAAATATAATTATTACTATGCTCTTCCTGTTCAAGAGTCTTTTTTAAAAAGTCATAAAGAAAGATTTAAAGATATGACCCTGGAAGAAGCTTTAAAAAAAGCCTGTACATCTTATGGTATCAATGCAAAGTTATTTAAGCCTGCTTCAGCTTATGCAAATGAGATTGATCTGAAGGACGAATTAAACCGTTTTGTACGGAAATTTTCAACAGAAGATGGAAAATCAGTCCTGTTGCGTACTTTTGATGGTGTAGTCATGTTTCCAACCGAAGCTGAAAAGACCGCCGCTTTTAAAGCTTTAGTGGAGGATTTGCCCTTGGTCGCTTTTGTTACAGGGCATGATGAAAGGGATGTAAATAACTTTGGATCTCGTGGCTATTTTAGTATAACCAAGGAAAAACCGTCTAGACATTCATTAATAAACAATGGCTTCGATTTTATGGAATGTGGCTTATTCAAGCCTGTTGATAAAAACATAAATATTTTGATTATTACTGATGCTAAAACAAATTTTTCAGATAAGGAGATGAAAAACCTGGATGACTATATTAAGAGGGGGGGTAATTTAGTTATAGCTTGTGATATAGGGCGTCAGGATAAAATGAACCCCCTTGTAGAACAGTTTGGGGTGAGATTTATGCCCGGTCAGGTGGTAGAGCATAATAAAGGCTATGAGATAGACCTGGTAACGGCAGTCTCTACAAAAGAAAGCTGGAAACTTGCTTACCAATTTGAAGATATGCATGACGAAAGTGTTGTTGTCATGCCGGGAACCGTCGGTATTTCATATGAACCCCAAGATGGATTTAAATATACACCCGTATTGGTTTCAGATACGGTAAAAAGCATTGCAGCCATTGATTCCCTGGGTTCGTGGAACGAGCTGCAAACAACTGATTTTATTGACAATGTAGCTACATACAGTCTGGAAAAAGAAGAAGTTCTAGGTCCAATTACAACCGCCTTAGCTTTAAGCCGTAAGCTGGAAGGGAAAGAACAGCGGATTATGATCCTTGGCGATGCAGATTGTTTTAGTAATAGTGAACTCTCGAGAAGTAGAAATGGTATCAATGCAAAGAATTCACTGATGGCCTATGGTATGTTTTACTGGCTATCTGATAATGAGGTCCCCATAGATGTTCGTCGTCCTCAGCCACCGGATAATGAAATGTATCTTAGAACAGGTGATGTATCTTTTTTTAATGTGTTGTATAAGATAGTTATACCTGCATTGTTGGCCTTGACATTCCTGTTAATATGGTTACGAAGAAAAGGGAGATAA